A part of bacterium genomic DNA contains:
- a CDS encoding TetR/AcrR family transcriptional regulator: MNTSKRAERLPANERRAVTVQAVIKLAAEQNPSEITTTAIAQCMRMTQGALFRHFQTKDAIWQAVMEWVAERILASVGVAAQPAESPLAALEAVFLAHIDFVVRHTGVPRIVFGELQRSGNTPAKRLVRNFLGQYVERLQTLIEQGKVRGEIASVVDTKAAATLFVGMVQGLVVQSLVSGEVGSMRAKAPGSFAIYLRGIRKTT, encoded by the coding sequence ATGAATACAAGTAAACGAGCCGAGCGGCTTCCGGCAAACGAACGGCGGGCAGTCACGGTGCAAGCCGTAATCAAGCTGGCAGCCGAACAGAACCCCAGCGAAATCACAACCACGGCAATCGCTCAATGCATGCGCATGACTCAGGGTGCACTGTTCCGGCATTTCCAAACCAAGGATGCGATCTGGCAGGCGGTAATGGAATGGGTAGCCGAACGCATTTTGGCAAGCGTGGGCGTAGCCGCGCAGCCTGCAGAATCCCCCCTCGCGGCTTTGGAAGCAGTCTTTCTGGCCCACATCGATTTCGTGGTTCGGCACACAGGTGTGCCGCGCATAGTGTTCGGCGAACTCCAACGCAGCGGCAATACCCCGGCGAAACGCCTGGTACGAAACTTCCTAGGCCAGTATGTCGAGCGACTGCAAACACTCATCGAACAAGGCAAGGTCCGTGGGGAAATTGCCTCTGTGGTTGATACCAAGGCCGCCGCGACCTTGTTCGTTGGAATGGTCCAAGGTCTGGTTGTGCAATCGCTGGTGTCCGGTGAGGTAGGGAGCATGCGGGCGAAAGCCCCCGGGAGCTTTGCCATTTACCTCCGTGGCATCAGGAAAACAACATGA
- a CDS encoding efflux RND transporter periplasmic adaptor subunit, which produces MKEFHIQSRKLAMIAVLVPLILLFVYVALRSGPLAPVPVTVTTVEIRAIQPALFGIGTVGSRYTYQSGPTLAGRVKRLDVDVGDTVRAGQLLGEMDPVDLDDRMAALGAALKRTGAQVTAAEAQAQEAKARKTYSGSQSRRYAQLLQARIVSEESMDAKHQDQQITEASLAAAYATLDAARQEMARTGADLDALTKQRANLRLIAPADGLVVSRNAEPGTTVVAGQSVVEIVDSRNLWINVRFDQLNATGLQAGLSGHIVLRTQVGRDIVGRVLRVEPLADPVTEEILAKVMFDTVPEPLPSIGELAEVTVALPVLPIGPTLPNACVLRVDGHLGVWLIKDGTLRFTPVTVGARDLAGRIQILDGLNPDDHVVVYSHQALTARHRVKIVDHVLGEPR; this is translated from the coding sequence ATGAAAGAATTCCACATCCAAAGCCGTAAACTGGCGATGATCGCCGTGCTCGTTCCTCTCATTCTCTTGTTCGTTTATGTGGCTCTAAGGTCAGGTCCGCTGGCCCCGGTTCCGGTGACCGTGACCACGGTCGAGATCCGTGCCATCCAGCCCGCGCTGTTCGGCATCGGCACGGTTGGATCCCGCTACACCTACCAGAGTGGTCCAACACTGGCCGGACGCGTCAAACGGCTCGACGTGGATGTGGGCGATACGGTTCGGGCAGGCCAATTGCTGGGCGAAATGGATCCCGTGGACCTTGACGACCGCATGGCCGCACTGGGTGCCGCCCTCAAGCGCACTGGGGCCCAAGTGACTGCGGCTGAGGCGCAGGCGCAAGAAGCGAAAGCCCGCAAGACCTACTCCGGGTCGCAATCTCGCCGCTACGCACAACTGCTTCAGGCACGAATCGTGAGCGAAGAATCGATGGATGCCAAGCATCAGGACCAACAAATAACCGAAGCCAGCCTTGCCGCCGCCTACGCCACCCTGGATGCGGCTCGCCAGGAGATGGCGCGCACCGGCGCCGATCTAGATGCCCTCACCAAACAGCGCGCCAATCTGCGCCTGATTGCGCCAGCAGACGGGCTGGTCGTATCACGCAACGCGGAACCCGGCACGACAGTGGTCGCAGGTCAATCTGTTGTCGAGATAGTTGATTCCAGGAACCTATGGATCAACGTGCGGTTTGACCAATTGAACGCCACCGGACTCCAGGCCGGTCTTTCTGGCCATATCGTACTCCGTACGCAAGTCGGGCGAGACATCGTCGGACGGGTGTTGCGAGTAGAACCGCTCGCCGATCCGGTAACCGAAGAGATCCTGGCCAAAGTGATGTTCGACACTGTTCCTGAACCATTGCCGTCCATCGGTGAATTGGCCGAGGTCACTGTGGCGTTACCTGTGCTGCCAATTGGTCCGACGCTTCCCAATGCATGCGTGCTGCGGGTTGACGGTCATCTCGGGGTCTGGCTGATCAAAGACGGCACGCTACGCTTTACCCCCGTCACAGTTGGAGCACGAGATCTGGCTGGCCGCATACAGATTCTGGACGGGCTCAATCCCGATGACCACGTCGTCGTATACAGCCATCAAGCGTTGACCGCTCGGC